The Microbacterium maritypicum genome contains a region encoding:
- a CDS encoding IclR family transcriptional regulator, giving the protein MSAAEAEPTLIGSVQRALRLVDIVANSPRPLPPKMLAAITGLTPGTTYNLVRTLVHEGYLSSEPDGVVLGARFPSFQQQIGSRGVFLARVRAALREVTEDVGATAYLSRFDDGEMHMVDIVDAVRNPRIELWVGLQSSAHATALGKQILAELPEADRLDYLSRHRLPELTPHTITDRKALLTQLERSPGWTIDQEEYAIGATCVAVPVIAPGVIASLAISLPADGAVVDRTLVSTLQRTARHLSLQLGADVLDEGSSGAEFTI; this is encoded by the coding sequence GTGAGCGCCGCGGAGGCGGAGCCCACCCTCATCGGGTCGGTGCAACGCGCTCTGCGGCTGGTCGACATCGTCGCCAACTCACCTCGGCCGCTTCCTCCCAAGATGCTCGCGGCCATCACCGGTCTGACCCCCGGTACCACCTACAACCTGGTGCGCACGCTCGTGCATGAGGGATACCTCTCCTCGGAACCGGACGGTGTCGTGCTGGGCGCCCGGTTTCCGTCGTTCCAGCAGCAGATCGGCTCGCGGGGAGTGTTCCTCGCCCGCGTGCGCGCAGCGCTGCGGGAGGTGACCGAAGACGTCGGAGCCACGGCGTATCTCTCCCGCTTCGATGACGGGGAGATGCACATGGTCGACATCGTCGACGCCGTCCGCAATCCCCGGATCGAGCTGTGGGTGGGGCTGCAGTCCAGCGCTCACGCGACTGCGCTGGGCAAGCAGATCCTCGCGGAACTCCCAGAAGCCGATCGCCTGGACTACCTCTCGCGGCATCGTCTGCCCGAGCTCACACCGCACACCATCACCGATCGCAAGGCATTGCTGACGCAGCTGGAACGCTCTCCGGGGTGGACGATCGATCAGGAGGAGTACGCGATCGGCGCCACCTGCGTCGCCGTGCCGGTCATCGCCCCCGGGGTCATCGCCTCGCTGGCGATCTCGCTGCCGGCCGATGGCGCCGTGGTCGATCGCACCCTCGTCTCGACGCTCCAGCGCACTGCACGCCATCTCTCTCTGCAGCTAGGGGCTGACGTGCTGGACGAGGGTTCCTCCGGAGCCGAGTTCACTATCTGA